ACATGAGATGAATAAAATTGCTGCTGCAtcattctactgctgtgaacccagtagtacttgtcatgatcagcagtgcttgactcaaggcagcagattgaacaaCAGGGCTTTTAGACTTCATCAGTCCTTGAATAgaacagcagttgtaggtcagtagATGTTGATAAAGGCAGTACTTTGAAGTCTTTCAGATGTTAGAtgaccactgtcaaggggaaagcttaatgtaaacaactgcttattgtgaatccaccgTTCTgaaccggttttggctttacatcatctgttcctctgtagggttcaatccAACAGTTTTCTATTTATTCTCTTGTTTGTTCTCTCTTTTGCATATacgaaaataataaaacaaaaccctaaaGTTCCTTTGATCTCCAGAAATCTTCATGGTATCAGAGCGGTTGTAAAACCCTCGATACGGCTAACCTAGAATGGCTGGAGAAGACAACAAAAGGGTACCGAAGGCAATGCTGGTACCGCAACCGACCACAACTCACCTTATTATCTCCATCCCTCTGATTTCCCAAAGCAGCTCCACGTAAACGATGTCCTTACGGACAACAATTACACCGATTGGTCACAGGAGATGACCAATTTTCTGTTCGCCAAAAACAAAATAGATTTTGTTGATGGAACCCTCAAGAAACCAGAAACCACAGCGCCCGAATACAAGCCATGGATGCGATGCGATGCTATGATAAAAGGATGGCTTTCTGCGGCCATGGAGAAGAACATACGTGATAGTGTGAAATATGCTAGCACTTCAGCCGAGATTTGGTCAGATCTGCAGGAGAGATTCGGAAAAGAAAGTGCACCGAGAGGCTATGAATTGAAACAAAAGATAGTAGCAACCAGGCAAGACGGGGCCATGGTTTCTACGTACTACACGAAACTCCGATCTTTGTGGGATGAAGCGGGTCAGTTTTTTCCCTGTTGCACCTGCAACACGTGCATATGCGAAGTCGGTAAGAAATTGTTGAACATATTGAAAAGGAGAGGTTGTATGAATTTCTTATGGGGCTCGATAGTGAATTTGCTGTTATAAAGACTCAGATCTTGGCTACTAAACCAACACCCACCTTGGGGGTTGCCTACCACATGGTAGCCGAAGATGAGAGGCAAAGGGCTATAAGTAATGAGAACCGAGCAGCCCCTGAATCAGCTGCCTTTAAGGCCTTTCAGAGGCGTGAAGGGAGTTCTGGCCAACCGAAAGACAAGCAAAACAACAGGCCGAGAAAAGAGAGCAAGGAGAACGATTATTACACCTTTTGTGAAAGGAATGGACACAAACGTGAAGGATGTTTCAAGCTGATTGGATATCCGGACTGGTGGCCcggaaagaaagaagaaaaagctAAACCGAAGGCTGCTTGCATGGAAACAAAATGcagcctgtcacacccccaaaacccacctgcggagtatcaccgcttgggagcgtgactgaccaggatcaatccaccaatcatatagaacaatgtatatagtaacaacaattgtaattaaaccaaaccaaatccatatgaaaggtgttccaaaacataagtaagttatcactgtttagcggaagcgtatagataaaacccatcataataaagtatcaaatgtcataagtgtttaacaagataatcacgatccaagcccacaacaaccagctcctccctgtgcaagctccatgtatctaacgacctgcaaggcatgtaacagaggatcaacaactagttgagcgagttcacaggaagtaaatgcgtaatagtaagttcgtttgtgacatgtggctctactgggccgatagtacgttctattggtgggggcttcccatgatgtataaccactagactattcgtaaccataagtgttctacatatcccgagaacagtaatacgtacaagtttacgtaggttttacgtaagtatccttcacaaccgaggataggggtacgcgggggtttacgtaggttttacgtaagtgcctgacacaaccgaggcagtagtgagtatcagttcacgtaggttttacgtgagtgcccttcgcaacctgaggacagtgagtagcataagtatacgtaggttttacgtatgtgtcctgcacaaccgaggacgatggtatggtagtctagtaacagtgtatgtacgaatctagtcaatctcattccttcaatcccattcccaagcccttgggaatcccatgccttagtaagagtgtgaactcaccttgatttgctcggtatgttattgcttctagggtttattagtgtttaagtccgttactcacgacctaatGTATATTGCACATAAACCCAAGATAAGTGttgacgttcaattagggtttacaggttcttgCTGTTCAACAGTCACTTACAGAATCATATCGCACAACTTACAGATTCATATCACACAGTAGCATGCGGTTATTGTGTCATACAGTAACATGTAGCATATCAGTCAGTATCACATAATCGCGTACAGTAATAGACAATAGCATGCAGTAGTATGCAGTAGTAATAGACAATACAAAACTCAGAGCATGTACCATTACAAAAGTTCAGATCATGTTGTAACATACATTCATAGCTCCATCTTTAACAACACACAAgtcggacagggccttgccctatTACAAACTCGGACAGAccagtgtgggggggggggggggggtaaagctCGGACCATATGAGGGttgggggttaaaagtcggatcaTGAGGGAGAGGGGTTGAAACTCGGACTCACCCTTTTAACATTCACAAAGTCGGACCCAAGGCTTTATGCCAAAAAGTCGGACAACATGGGTggctcatgaaactcggacaaacaAAGTGACGGGGGGGCttcctgtttaaaagtcggaccagaGGCCCAAGGCCTAAAGTTCGGACCCCCTTAAATAAGAACAAAGTCGGACCAAGGTACCACATTAAAACTCGGATAACCATTATCTTTAAAGAGGTCGGACAAGGATTCAAGGCCCAAGAACTCGGATTATTAAGGCATGTCAAAGCTCGGACCTTATGTTagcaagaaactcggacctattAACCTTGTTACAAAAGTTCGTACAAAGTATAAGTGATCAAAACTAGGACATAAAGCTCGGACTTCTCATCACATTAAAAATTCGGACTTGGatcattcacaaaactcagactacaAGTAAAATTAATCATCGAGAGCAGAACATCATTCACGTGAACATCAGTTATGTTTTAGTATTCatacaatccaaaaccctaattttcttaTGCATCTGAATAGCGGTAAATCCAATTTCTTAATCAATCATTCTACAAATCAAGTATCTTAATCATCAAGCAATGATTACACAATGATCAACATCCTTTCATAATAAATCAGACTCAATCAAAACCACAGAAGTATCAAAcaagagctagggttttcatgaacacataatcaagaattgatgcgatcaaccaatcaattagggtttacaagtatcacaataaccattaaacaattaccttgaatgattctagagagaatgtggaaacaaaagtgatgaatgtcttgccaatgatgatggtgatgattgccagagaatgtgaagtacgtgctttggatttttgtgagaatgattagtgaaaaagggattagggttaagtatctctaagatttcactaattaccctctacctccctaagtatcatattttacacatgcacaccatctcataacaatttcatagtttcaccaccaagttcatatatttaccaagtctttcacaattaacaaacaaccatgcacaatcacacaatacgattcattgcatcaaaacgtatacaattccaaagCAATCAATtatgcaagtaaacaactaaataataaatgaacgtgcaataaatgctaaataggaaatcttggaaattcgagttgtcacattatccccaacttgaaagaaatttcgtcccgaaatttagcatgcggttactgaggaagctcgGCAAGtcgtatcgtttactggttttcctggggtgtcacatcatctccCCGTTgctttggaatttcgtcccgaaattccgcattagtagcttcagtctcagtagtggttgcattggttccgaataactgggggtacttttctttcatttggtcttcgcgttcccaggtgtactctgggccacgtcgggagttccaacgaactcgaacaagagggattctcttgcttttgaggaccttaacatcctggtccgtgatttcaactggctcctcgacgaactgcaacagctcgtcgatagtgagttccttaaaaggaactatgagggtctcatctgacaggcacttcttcagattcgacacgtgaaatacattgtgaactgcaccgagttcgacttgtaggtttagtctgtaggctacttttcctattctttcagtgatttcgaacggtccaacataccgtggattgagcttgcctcgtttaccaaaacgaaccatacccttccagggtgagactttaagtagcactcgatccccaacttggaactcgagcggttttctgcgtagatcagcgtagcttttctggcgatcacgagccgccgccatgcgttgtcgtatctgtgctattcattcagtagcgtcaactaccatttctggacctgtaatctgactatctcccacctctgcccaacagagaggtgaccggcatttacgtccgtacaatgcctcgaatggagcggcttgtatgctggtgtgataactgttattgtacgaaaactccactaaagggaggtgcgtttcccagctgttgccgaaatcgataacaca
The Helianthus annuus cultivar XRQ/B chromosome 6, HanXRQr2.0-SUNRISE, whole genome shotgun sequence genome window above contains:
- the LOC110942540 gene encoding uncharacterized protein LOC110942540 translates to MTNFLFAKNKIDFVDGTLKKPETTAPEYKPWMRCDAMIKGWLSAAMEKNIRDSVKYASTSAEIWSDLQERFGKESAPRGYELKQKIVATRQDGAMVSTYYTKLRSLWDEAGQFFPCCTCNTCICEVGKKLLNILKRRGCMNFLWGSIVNLLL